The following coding sequences are from one Saccopteryx bilineata isolate mSacBil1 chromosome 3, mSacBil1_pri_phased_curated, whole genome shotgun sequence window:
- the LOC136332090 gene encoding sialic acid-binding Ig-like lectin 5 isoform X4: MVPLLLLPLLWGGSLQQQRGYELRVQESVTVQEGLFVHVPCSFFHPWGLGSYSDKLYTYWYQRADDRRSYLVATNNPRETVKREAQGRFLLADPSNGDCSLSLRDARTSDRGTYSFRVERGYNEQHHYLKQLTLQVTDRTEKPDIHLPEPLESGRPAHLACSLPGCCERGGHRLFSWVGAAVDSTTPQMLPYSVLTFTPRPRDHGTNLTCQVKHDKYSVVMERTVRLNVLYAPRNLTIGISFRNVTAFRILQTTSSLPILEGEAVQLLCVADSNPPAELSWFRGSPARTTTPISSTSTLELPRVGTVEEGEFSCLARHPLGSQTLSLNLSLVWKSVSQAGVVPAALGGAGVMALLSLCLCLLFFCIVRARRKQAAGRPQVRDGEDPVMGTVTWSSKQKPGPGRPPDQVSLAGDFSPSEKQQELHYANLSFHGMKPHDIQDQEATSSPEYSEIKQTSK; encoded by the exons ATGgtgcccctgctgctgctgcccctgctgtggGGGG GGTCCTTACAGCAGCAGCGAGGCTATGAGCTCCGAGTGCAGGAATCGGTGACGGTGCAGGAGGGTCTGTTTGTCCACGTGCCCTGCTCCTTCTTTCACCCGTGGGGTTTGGGATCATACTCTGACAAACTCTACACCTACTGGTACCAGCGTGCAGACGATAGAAGAAGCTATCTGGTGGCCACAAACAACCCACGTGAAACAGTGAAGAGAGAGGCCCAGGGCCGATTCCTCCTCGCGGACCCCAGCAACGGTGACTGTTCCCTGAGTCTCAGGGACGCCAGGACCAGTGACAGAGGAACCTACTCCTTCCGAGTGGAGAGAGGATATAATGAACAACATCATTACCTAAAGCAGCTGACTCTGCAGGTGACAG aCAGGACAGAGAAACCTGACATTCACCTTCCGGAGCCTCTGGAGTCTGGCCGCCCAGCACACCTGGCCTGCAGCCTGCCGGGGTGCTGTGAAAGGGGAGGACATCGCCTCTTCTCCTGGGTGGGGGCTGCTGTTGACTCTACGACACCCCAAATGCTCCCCTACTCGGTGCTCACCTTCACCCCGAGGCCCAGGGACCATGGCACCAACCTCACCTGTCAGGTGAAACATGACAAATATTCAGTGGTTATGGAGAGAACCGTCCGGCTCAATGTCCTCT ATGCCCCCCGGAACCTCACCATAGGCATCTCCTTCAGAAATGTCACAG CCTTCAGGATTCTGCAAACAACCTCCTCCCTGCCCATCCTGGAGGGTGAGGCTGTGCAGCTGCTCTGTGTGGCTGACAGCAACCCCCCTGCAGAGCTAAGCTGGTTCCGGGGGTCCCCAGCCCGGACCACCACCCCCATCTCCAGCACCTCGACCCTGGAGCTGCCTCGTGTGGGGACTGTGGAAGAAGGAGAGTTCTCCTGCCTGGCTCGGCACCCGCTGGGCTCCcagactctctctctcaacctctctctAGTCT GGAAGTCCGTGTCCCAGGCGGGAGTGGTTCCTGCGGCTCTTGGAGGTGCTGGTGTCATGGCCCTGCTGTCCCTGTGTTTGTGTCTCCTCTTCTTTTGCAT AGTGAGAGCCCGCAGGAAGCAAGCAGCTGGGAGACCCCAGGTCAGGGATGGTGAGGACCCTGTCATGGGCACAGTCACCTGG AGTTCCAAGCAAAAGCCTGGCCCAGGCAGGCCCCCAGACCAAGTGTCACTTGCTGGGGATTTTTCTCCATCAGAGAAGCAGCAAGAACTCCACTACGCTAACCTTAGCTTTCACGGGATGAAGCCACATGATATTCAGGACCAGGAGGCCACCAGCTCCCCTGAGTACTCAGAGATCAAGCAGACAAGCAAGTGA
- the LOC136332090 gene encoding sialic acid-binding Ig-like lectin 5 isoform X2, translated as MVPLLLLPLLWGGSLQQQRGYELRVQESVTVQEGLFVHVPCSFFHPWGLGSYSDKLYTYWYQRADDRRSYLVATNNPRETVKREAQGRFLLADPSNGDCSLSLRDARTSDRGTYSFRVERGYNEQHHYLKQLTLQVTDRTEKPDIHLPEPLESGRPAHLACSLPGCCERGGHRLFSWVGAAVDSTTPQMLPYSVLTFTPRPRDHGTNLTCQVKHDKYSVVMERTVRLNVLSFRILQTTSSLPILEGEAVQLLCVADSNPPAELSWFRGSPARTTTPISSTSTLELPRVGTVEEGEFSCLARHPLGSQTLSLNLSLVYPPQLLGPSCSWEDQGLHCSCSSRAQPAPSLRWRLGAELLEGNHSNASCRVTSRSAGPWTNSSLSLSQELSAGLRLSCEASNVHGAQSAAVLLLPGKSVSQAGVVPAALGGAGVMALLSLCLCLLFFCIVRARRKQAAGRPQVRDGEDPVMGTVTWSSKQKPGPGRPPDQVSLAGDFSPSEKQQELHYANLSFHGMKPHDIQDQEATSSPEYSEIKQTSK; from the exons ATGgtgcccctgctgctgctgcccctgctgtggGGGG GGTCCTTACAGCAGCAGCGAGGCTATGAGCTCCGAGTGCAGGAATCGGTGACGGTGCAGGAGGGTCTGTTTGTCCACGTGCCCTGCTCCTTCTTTCACCCGTGGGGTTTGGGATCATACTCTGACAAACTCTACACCTACTGGTACCAGCGTGCAGACGATAGAAGAAGCTATCTGGTGGCCACAAACAACCCACGTGAAACAGTGAAGAGAGAGGCCCAGGGCCGATTCCTCCTCGCGGACCCCAGCAACGGTGACTGTTCCCTGAGTCTCAGGGACGCCAGGACCAGTGACAGAGGAACCTACTCCTTCCGAGTGGAGAGAGGATATAATGAACAACATCATTACCTAAAGCAGCTGACTCTGCAGGTGACAG aCAGGACAGAGAAACCTGACATTCACCTTCCGGAGCCTCTGGAGTCTGGCCGCCCAGCACACCTGGCCTGCAGCCTGCCGGGGTGCTGTGAAAGGGGAGGACATCGCCTCTTCTCCTGGGTGGGGGCTGCTGTTGACTCTACGACACCCCAAATGCTCCCCTACTCGGTGCTCACCTTCACCCCGAGGCCCAGGGACCATGGCACCAACCTCACCTGTCAGGTGAAACATGACAAATATTCAGTGGTTATGGAGAGAACCGTCCGGCTCAATGTCCTCT CCTTCAGGATTCTGCAAACAACCTCCTCCCTGCCCATCCTGGAGGGTGAGGCTGTGCAGCTGCTCTGTGTGGCTGACAGCAACCCCCCTGCAGAGCTAAGCTGGTTCCGGGGGTCCCCAGCCCGGACCACCACCCCCATCTCCAGCACCTCGACCCTGGAGCTGCCTCGTGTGGGGACTGTGGAAGAAGGAGAGTTCTCCTGCCTGGCTCGGCACCCGCTGGGCTCCcagactctctctctcaacctctctctAGTCT acCCCCCGCAGCTGCTGGGCCCCTCCTGCTCCTGGGAGGACCAGGGTCTGCACTGCAGCTGCTCCTCCCGAGCCCAGCCGGCCCCCTCCCTGCGCTGGCGGCTGGGGGcggagctgctggaggggaaccaCAGCAATGCCTCCTGCAGGGTCACCTCCCGCTCAGCTGGACCCTGGACCAAcagctccctgagcctcagccagGAGCTCAGTGCGGGCCTCAGGCTCAGCTGCGAGGCCAGCAATGTCCACGGGGCCCAGAGCGCCGCTGTCCTGCTGCTGCCAG GGAAGTCCGTGTCCCAGGCGGGAGTGGTTCCTGCGGCTCTTGGAGGTGCTGGTGTCATGGCCCTGCTGTCCCTGTGTTTGTGTCTCCTCTTCTTTTGCAT AGTGAGAGCCCGCAGGAAGCAAGCAGCTGGGAGACCCCAGGTCAGGGATGGTGAGGACCCTGTCATGGGCACAGTCACCTGG AGTTCCAAGCAAAAGCCTGGCCCAGGCAGGCCCCCAGACCAAGTGTCACTTGCTGGGGATTTTTCTCCATCAGAGAAGCAGCAAGAACTCCACTACGCTAACCTTAGCTTTCACGGGATGAAGCCACATGATATTCAGGACCAGGAGGCCACCAGCTCCCCTGAGTACTCAGAGATCAAGCAGACAAGCAAGTGA
- the LOC136332090 gene encoding sialic acid-binding Ig-like lectin 5 isoform X1 — translation MVPLLLLPLLWGGSLQQQRGYELRVQESVTVQEGLFVHVPCSFFHPWGLGSYSDKLYTYWYQRADDRRSYLVATNNPRETVKREAQGRFLLADPSNGDCSLSLRDARTSDRGTYSFRVERGYNEQHHYLKQLTLQVTDRTEKPDIHLPEPLESGRPAHLACSLPGCCERGGHRLFSWVGAAVDSTTPQMLPYSVLTFTPRPRDHGTNLTCQVKHDKYSVVMERTVRLNVLYAPRNLTIGISFRNVTAFRILQTTSSLPILEGEAVQLLCVADSNPPAELSWFRGSPARTTTPISSTSTLELPRVGTVEEGEFSCLARHPLGSQTLSLNLSLVYPPQLLGPSCSWEDQGLHCSCSSRAQPAPSLRWRLGAELLEGNHSNASCRVTSRSAGPWTNSSLSLSQELSAGLRLSCEASNVHGAQSAAVLLLPGKSVSQAGVVPAALGGAGVMALLSLCLCLLFFCIVRARRKQAAGRPQVRDGEDPVMGTVTWSSKQKPGPGRPPDQVSLAGDFSPSEKQQELHYANLSFHGMKPHDIQDQEATSSPEYSEIKQTSK, via the exons ATGgtgcccctgctgctgctgcccctgctgtggGGGG GGTCCTTACAGCAGCAGCGAGGCTATGAGCTCCGAGTGCAGGAATCGGTGACGGTGCAGGAGGGTCTGTTTGTCCACGTGCCCTGCTCCTTCTTTCACCCGTGGGGTTTGGGATCATACTCTGACAAACTCTACACCTACTGGTACCAGCGTGCAGACGATAGAAGAAGCTATCTGGTGGCCACAAACAACCCACGTGAAACAGTGAAGAGAGAGGCCCAGGGCCGATTCCTCCTCGCGGACCCCAGCAACGGTGACTGTTCCCTGAGTCTCAGGGACGCCAGGACCAGTGACAGAGGAACCTACTCCTTCCGAGTGGAGAGAGGATATAATGAACAACATCATTACCTAAAGCAGCTGACTCTGCAGGTGACAG aCAGGACAGAGAAACCTGACATTCACCTTCCGGAGCCTCTGGAGTCTGGCCGCCCAGCACACCTGGCCTGCAGCCTGCCGGGGTGCTGTGAAAGGGGAGGACATCGCCTCTTCTCCTGGGTGGGGGCTGCTGTTGACTCTACGACACCCCAAATGCTCCCCTACTCGGTGCTCACCTTCACCCCGAGGCCCAGGGACCATGGCACCAACCTCACCTGTCAGGTGAAACATGACAAATATTCAGTGGTTATGGAGAGAACCGTCCGGCTCAATGTCCTCT ATGCCCCCCGGAACCTCACCATAGGCATCTCCTTCAGAAATGTCACAG CCTTCAGGATTCTGCAAACAACCTCCTCCCTGCCCATCCTGGAGGGTGAGGCTGTGCAGCTGCTCTGTGTGGCTGACAGCAACCCCCCTGCAGAGCTAAGCTGGTTCCGGGGGTCCCCAGCCCGGACCACCACCCCCATCTCCAGCACCTCGACCCTGGAGCTGCCTCGTGTGGGGACTGTGGAAGAAGGAGAGTTCTCCTGCCTGGCTCGGCACCCGCTGGGCTCCcagactctctctctcaacctctctctAGTCT acCCCCCGCAGCTGCTGGGCCCCTCCTGCTCCTGGGAGGACCAGGGTCTGCACTGCAGCTGCTCCTCCCGAGCCCAGCCGGCCCCCTCCCTGCGCTGGCGGCTGGGGGcggagctgctggaggggaaccaCAGCAATGCCTCCTGCAGGGTCACCTCCCGCTCAGCTGGACCCTGGACCAAcagctccctgagcctcagccagGAGCTCAGTGCGGGCCTCAGGCTCAGCTGCGAGGCCAGCAATGTCCACGGGGCCCAGAGCGCCGCTGTCCTGCTGCTGCCAG GGAAGTCCGTGTCCCAGGCGGGAGTGGTTCCTGCGGCTCTTGGAGGTGCTGGTGTCATGGCCCTGCTGTCCCTGTGTTTGTGTCTCCTCTTCTTTTGCAT AGTGAGAGCCCGCAGGAAGCAAGCAGCTGGGAGACCCCAGGTCAGGGATGGTGAGGACCCTGTCATGGGCACAGTCACCTGG AGTTCCAAGCAAAAGCCTGGCCCAGGCAGGCCCCCAGACCAAGTGTCACTTGCTGGGGATTTTTCTCCATCAGAGAAGCAGCAAGAACTCCACTACGCTAACCTTAGCTTTCACGGGATGAAGCCACATGATATTCAGGACCAGGAGGCCACCAGCTCCCCTGAGTACTCAGAGATCAAGCAGACAAGCAAGTGA
- the LOC136332090 gene encoding sialic acid-binding Ig-like lectin 5 isoform X5 — translation MVPLLLLPLLWGGSLQQQRGYELRVQESVTVQEGLFVHVPCSFFHPWGLGSYSDKLYTYWYQRADDRRSYLVATNNPRETVKREAQGRFLLADPSNGDCSLSLRDARTSDRGTYSFRVERGYNEQHHYLKQLTLQVTAFRILQTTSSLPILEGEAVQLLCVADSNPPAELSWFRGSPARTTTPISSTSTLELPRVGTVEEGEFSCLARHPLGSQTLSLNLSLVYPPQLLGPSCSWEDQGLHCSCSSRAQPAPSLRWRLGAELLEGNHSNASCRVTSRSAGPWTNSSLSLSQELSAGLRLSCEASNVHGAQSAAVLLLPGKSVSQAGVVPAALGGAGVMALLSLCLCLLFFCIVRARRKQAAGRPQVRDGEDPVMGTVTWSSKQKPGPGRPPDQVSLAGDFSPSEKQQELHYANLSFHGMKPHDIQDQEATSSPEYSEIKQTSK, via the exons ATGgtgcccctgctgctgctgcccctgctgtggGGGG GGTCCTTACAGCAGCAGCGAGGCTATGAGCTCCGAGTGCAGGAATCGGTGACGGTGCAGGAGGGTCTGTTTGTCCACGTGCCCTGCTCCTTCTTTCACCCGTGGGGTTTGGGATCATACTCTGACAAACTCTACACCTACTGGTACCAGCGTGCAGACGATAGAAGAAGCTATCTGGTGGCCACAAACAACCCACGTGAAACAGTGAAGAGAGAGGCCCAGGGCCGATTCCTCCTCGCGGACCCCAGCAACGGTGACTGTTCCCTGAGTCTCAGGGACGCCAGGACCAGTGACAGAGGAACCTACTCCTTCCGAGTGGAGAGAGGATATAATGAACAACATCATTACCTAAAGCAGCTGACTCTGCAGGTGACAG CCTTCAGGATTCTGCAAACAACCTCCTCCCTGCCCATCCTGGAGGGTGAGGCTGTGCAGCTGCTCTGTGTGGCTGACAGCAACCCCCCTGCAGAGCTAAGCTGGTTCCGGGGGTCCCCAGCCCGGACCACCACCCCCATCTCCAGCACCTCGACCCTGGAGCTGCCTCGTGTGGGGACTGTGGAAGAAGGAGAGTTCTCCTGCCTGGCTCGGCACCCGCTGGGCTCCcagactctctctctcaacctctctctAGTCT acCCCCCGCAGCTGCTGGGCCCCTCCTGCTCCTGGGAGGACCAGGGTCTGCACTGCAGCTGCTCCTCCCGAGCCCAGCCGGCCCCCTCCCTGCGCTGGCGGCTGGGGGcggagctgctggaggggaaccaCAGCAATGCCTCCTGCAGGGTCACCTCCCGCTCAGCTGGACCCTGGACCAAcagctccctgagcctcagccagGAGCTCAGTGCGGGCCTCAGGCTCAGCTGCGAGGCCAGCAATGTCCACGGGGCCCAGAGCGCCGCTGTCCTGCTGCTGCCAG GGAAGTCCGTGTCCCAGGCGGGAGTGGTTCCTGCGGCTCTTGGAGGTGCTGGTGTCATGGCCCTGCTGTCCCTGTGTTTGTGTCTCCTCTTCTTTTGCAT AGTGAGAGCCCGCAGGAAGCAAGCAGCTGGGAGACCCCAGGTCAGGGATGGTGAGGACCCTGTCATGGGCACAGTCACCTGG AGTTCCAAGCAAAAGCCTGGCCCAGGCAGGCCCCCAGACCAAGTGTCACTTGCTGGGGATTTTTCTCCATCAGAGAAGCAGCAAGAACTCCACTACGCTAACCTTAGCTTTCACGGGATGAAGCCACATGATATTCAGGACCAGGAGGCCACCAGCTCCCCTGAGTACTCAGAGATCAAGCAGACAAGCAAGTGA
- the LOC136332090 gene encoding sialic acid-binding Ig-like lectin 5 isoform X3 codes for MVPLLLLPLLWGGSLQQQRGYELRVQESVTVQEGLFVHVPCSFFHPWGLGSYSDKLYTYWYQRADDRRSYLVATNNPRETVKREAQGRFLLADPSNGDCSLSLRDARTSDRGTYSFRVERGYNEQHHYLKQLTLQVTDRTEKPDIHLPEPLESGRPAHLACSLPGCCERGGHRLFSWVGAAVDSTTPQMLPYSVLTFTPRPRDHGTNLTCQVKHDKYSVVMERTVRLNVLYAPRNLTIGISFRNVTAFRILQTTSSLPILEGEAVQLLCVADSNPPAELSWFRGSPARTTTPISSTSTLELPRVGTVEEGEFSCLARHPLGSQTLSLNLSLVYPPQLLGPSCSWEDQGLHCSCSSRAQPAPSLRWRLGAELLEGNHSNASCRVTSRSAGPWTNSSLSLSQELSAGLRLSCEASNVHGAQSAAVLLLPGKSVSQAGVVPAALGGAGVMALLSLCLCLLFFCIVPSKSLAQAGPQTKCHLLGIFLHQRSSKNSTTLTLAFTG; via the exons ATGgtgcccctgctgctgctgcccctgctgtggGGGG GGTCCTTACAGCAGCAGCGAGGCTATGAGCTCCGAGTGCAGGAATCGGTGACGGTGCAGGAGGGTCTGTTTGTCCACGTGCCCTGCTCCTTCTTTCACCCGTGGGGTTTGGGATCATACTCTGACAAACTCTACACCTACTGGTACCAGCGTGCAGACGATAGAAGAAGCTATCTGGTGGCCACAAACAACCCACGTGAAACAGTGAAGAGAGAGGCCCAGGGCCGATTCCTCCTCGCGGACCCCAGCAACGGTGACTGTTCCCTGAGTCTCAGGGACGCCAGGACCAGTGACAGAGGAACCTACTCCTTCCGAGTGGAGAGAGGATATAATGAACAACATCATTACCTAAAGCAGCTGACTCTGCAGGTGACAG aCAGGACAGAGAAACCTGACATTCACCTTCCGGAGCCTCTGGAGTCTGGCCGCCCAGCACACCTGGCCTGCAGCCTGCCGGGGTGCTGTGAAAGGGGAGGACATCGCCTCTTCTCCTGGGTGGGGGCTGCTGTTGACTCTACGACACCCCAAATGCTCCCCTACTCGGTGCTCACCTTCACCCCGAGGCCCAGGGACCATGGCACCAACCTCACCTGTCAGGTGAAACATGACAAATATTCAGTGGTTATGGAGAGAACCGTCCGGCTCAATGTCCTCT ATGCCCCCCGGAACCTCACCATAGGCATCTCCTTCAGAAATGTCACAG CCTTCAGGATTCTGCAAACAACCTCCTCCCTGCCCATCCTGGAGGGTGAGGCTGTGCAGCTGCTCTGTGTGGCTGACAGCAACCCCCCTGCAGAGCTAAGCTGGTTCCGGGGGTCCCCAGCCCGGACCACCACCCCCATCTCCAGCACCTCGACCCTGGAGCTGCCTCGTGTGGGGACTGTGGAAGAAGGAGAGTTCTCCTGCCTGGCTCGGCACCCGCTGGGCTCCcagactctctctctcaacctctctctAGTCT acCCCCCGCAGCTGCTGGGCCCCTCCTGCTCCTGGGAGGACCAGGGTCTGCACTGCAGCTGCTCCTCCCGAGCCCAGCCGGCCCCCTCCCTGCGCTGGCGGCTGGGGGcggagctgctggaggggaaccaCAGCAATGCCTCCTGCAGGGTCACCTCCCGCTCAGCTGGACCCTGGACCAAcagctccctgagcctcagccagGAGCTCAGTGCGGGCCTCAGGCTCAGCTGCGAGGCCAGCAATGTCCACGGGGCCCAGAGCGCCGCTGTCCTGCTGCTGCCAG GGAAGTCCGTGTCCCAGGCGGGAGTGGTTCCTGCGGCTCTTGGAGGTGCTGGTGTCATGGCCCTGCTGTCCCTGTGTTTGTGTCTCCTCTTCTTTTGCAT AGTTCCAAGCAAAAGCCTGGCCCAGGCAGGCCCCCAGACCAAGTGTCACTTGCTGGGGATTTTTCTCCATCAGAGAAGCAGCAAGAACTCCACTACGCTAACCTTAGCTTTCACGGGATGA